The following coding sequences lie in one Musa acuminata AAA Group cultivar baxijiao chromosome BXJ3-1, Cavendish_Baxijiao_AAA, whole genome shotgun sequence genomic window:
- the LOC135629675 gene encoding GDSL esterase/lipase At5g33370-like: MAAPWRLLLVLGLLALGTLPLSSAARAFFVFGDSLVDNGNNNYLATTARADAPPYGIDTPSHRATGRFSNGKNVPDIVSEYLGAESTLPYLSPELHGERLLVGANFASAGIGILNDTGIQFANIIRITKQLQYFEQYQQRLSSLIGPEKTERLVNEGLVLITLGGNDFVNNYYLVPFSLRSRQFALPDYVRYLVSEYKKILSRLYELGSRRVLVTGIGPLGCVPAELALRSRTGACDPELQRVPDLYNPQLMQLLSDLNTQYGSSVFVAVNAYKMHMDFITNPGAYGFITSRVACCGQGPYNGIGLCTILSNLCPNRNIYAFWDAFHPTEKANRIIVSQFMTGLEEYMSPMNLSSILAMDART, encoded by the exons ATGGCCGCTCCTTGGCGTCTTCTTCTGGTCCTCGGCTTGCTTGCACTGGGGACACTCCCGCTGTCTTCCGCGGCTCGCGCCTTCTTCGTGTTCGGAGACTCTCTGGTGGACAACGGCAACAACAACTATCTGGCGACCACGGCACGCGCCGATGCACCCCCTTACGGCATCGACACGCCCTCTCACCGAGCGACAGGCCGGTTCTCTAATGGCAAGAACGTCCCTGATATCGTCA GTGAATACCTCGGAGCCGAATCGACGTTGCCGTACTTGAGCCCCGAGCTCCACGGAGAGCGGCTTCTGGTGGGCGCCAACTTCGCATCGGCCGGCATCGGGATCCTCAACGACACGGGAATCCAGTTC GCGAACATAATTAGGATCACGAAGCAGCTGCAGTACTTCGAGCAGTACCAGCAGAGGCTGAGCTCCCTGATCGGCCCGGAGAAGACGGAACGCCTGGTGAACGAAGGCCTCGTCCTGATAACCCTCGGCGGGAACGACTTCGTCAACAACTACTACCTCGTGCCTTTCTCTCTCAGATCTCGACAGTTCGCCTTGCCTGACTACGTCCGCTATCTCGTCTCCGAGTACAAGAAGATTCTTTCA AGGCTGTATGAACTGGGTAGCCGGCGAGTCCTAGTCACCGGAATCGGCCCACTCGGCTGCGTCCCGGCGGAGCTCGCGTTGCGGAGCAGGACCGGCGCCTGCGACCCCGAGCTGCAACGAGTCCCCGACCTGTACAACCCCCAGTTGATGCAGCTGTTGAGTGACCTCAACACTCAATATGGCTCCTCCGTCTTCGTCGCTGTCAATGCCTACAAGATGCACATGGACTTCATCACCAACCCTGGAGCATACG GGTTCATCACGTCGAGGGTTGCATGCTGCGGCCAGGGACCCTACAACGGGATCGGTCTCTGCACCATTCTGTCGAATCTGTGCCCTAACAGGAACATTTATGCGTTCTGGGACGCGTTCCATCCCACCGAGAAAGCCAACAGGATCATCGTGAGCCAGTTCATGACTGGGCTTGAGGAGTACATGAGCCCGATGAACCTGAGCTCCATTCTGGCCATGGATGCACGCACCTGA